tataaCTGTATTCAAAACAAGATCGGAAATATTAACGTTACGTGATTTGTGTGGGAAAGGTTTTTTGCGAGAAATATTTGCCAGCAggaataaaattttctatttgtgTGGAAgacttttattatgttttttttttttttttttagcgggaaAGACAGTGGGGAGACCCCTTTTTTTGCGGGAAATACATTTTTTGGCGGGAAAGACAATTTTAGCTTGAAAGACTTTTTTAAGCgggaaatgcatatttttttttagctggaaagacttttttttagcGGGAAATGCATTTCTTTTAGCGGGAAATACATTTCTGGCGGgaaatgcatatttatttagccggaaagacttttttttttagagggaaatgcacatttttttagctggaaacttttttttagcgggaaatgtacattttttagtaggaaagacttttttttttagcgggaaatgcatatttttttttagctggaaagacttttttttagtgAGAAATGCACTTTTTAGctggaaagactttttttttttagcgggaaatgcgtatttgtttttttttttttttttttttagctcgaaagagtttttttggggggaaaatgcatatttttttttagctggaaagactttttttttttttttttttttttttttttttagggaaatgcatatttttttagcTGGAAAGACTTTTTTTAGAgggaaatacatatttttatagctggaaagactttttttttgtttagcgggaaatgcacatttttttttttttagctggaaaaactttttttttttttttagcgggaaatgcatatttgttatttttagctggaaagacttttttttttttagcgggaaatgcatatattttttgttttttttttagctagaaagcctttttagcgaaaaatgcatttttttttagctggaaaGACATTTTTTTCTAGAGgggaaatgcatattttttttagctggaaaaactttttttttgctggaaatgcaattttttttttttttagctgaaaagacttttttttttttttttttttttagctggaaaTGCACATTTTTGTTTAGcctgaaatgcatattttttttttttttttttagctggaaaGACTTTTTTTTGGCGGGAATTACATTGCTTTTAGTGGGAAATACATCGTTCTTAGTAGGAAATACATTTTATCAgtgggaaataaattttttagtgggaaataaatttttaagacttttttaaaGCGGGAAAGACATTCTTTAAGCGGAAAATACAATTCTTTTTGGCAATTTTATTCTGGACGAAAAGCATTGACAAGGAATAAACGAGTCTGCGAAAGGGTCTGGCCAGGGAATATTCAAAtataaggcatcgtgcttaccccttataaaaaatgggaaaaagcacgttaaaaaagaagatattACTATGCAGCGAAGGAATCTGTAGGATTCTGTAGATTATGTGCCTCCTTTTTACCAAcaaaatgactgactgactgattgccTCATTTGAGAAATCCTATCATTAACCATTGATAAGAAAGAAGTCTGAAGCAAATGAGCCTGGCTGTCGATGATAGGGATCTCTTTACCTTTGCAACGGCCCATCCAAAACACCCGATCAGCATTTCGGGTTCGGCGAGCGAGGGCCACACCACCAAATCCTTTTCGAAAAAGAAAGTTcaagcaaaggaggaaaaagagaggagaaagtggCTGGACCTGTCTTTGTTTGGAGTGAGTTGAGGTGGGCTGAGGGATAGGTGGAGTCTGCACGGACAGAGGGATATCGAGGGAGAGTGAGAGCAGGATTGaggagcagtatatatatacgcatagtTGCTTTAGCATCTCCGTGCCACAACGCGTTCTCTCCTCCGCCATGAAGCATATGGTGCTGGTGAGTGGTTCCTCTGATTATAGTATTTCTTTGGTTACGGTGATTCCTTTGGTTAAAGGGATTCCTTTGATTGTAGGGTGTTTTAGAATCACTGATATAAATCCGAATAACGTGTTCGTGACTTTTTCTACTCAGACCACTGAATCATTctcattttaatgttatttcaatCTGGGAAAATTTTATAATCACAGTGACATATTTGCGTATTCATAGAGCTGTTACCTTCAACGATGAGGAGCAATATAAAacgaggaagatggaagaaaacaaATGCCCTAAATGCATTTTACGATACAGTCTTCAATGAAATACTGATGATAATTAAGAATTAGGCAATCCTTATATTAACCAATAATCCACCATCTTTTTTTGCAATAAATGACTGGTTGCTAAATTACTTCTAGATACGAATTTGAGACTAAACCAAGCCGTGGGAAACGTCATCTTTATATCATTATGACGAGAACAGTTTCCATGCGGCTTTTAACAAAACTATATTAATGGAACCGTTTTTGGAAACCACTGATTTCCTAATGTCTgtaatctttttttcttgtaacaTCTCTTCAAAACTTTAAGTGGTGTTTcgactttttaatctttttccttttccattttcagatTCTCGTATCTCTGCTGGCAGCAGCAGAATGTACTTACAATTATAGACCTGGTCCTGGGCAAGGTGTTCCTGGTGGTTTCTTGAATGTGGTTCCTGGTGGGGGTCCAGCGGTATCTTCTAGCGTGGGCACTGGACAATTTGAGTCATCTGGTGTCAGTACTGGTGGTGCGTTTGTATCCTCTGGTGTAAGTACTGGTGGAACATCTGTTCCCTCTGGTGTAAGCACTGGTGGAGCAATTGTATCCTCTGGTGTAAGTACTGGTGGGACATCTGTAGTGTCTGGTGTAAGCACTGGTGGAGCAATTGTATCCTCTGGTGTAAGTACTGGTGGGGCATCTGTTTCTTCTGGTGTAAGCACTGGTGGAGCAATTGTATCCTCTGGTGTAAGTACTGGTGGGGCATCTGTTTCCTCTGGCGTAAGTACAAGTGGCGCTCTATCAGGACACGGGACAACCTCTTGTGCTGGTGGACAGGTTGCTCATCATGGCAGATGTGTAACTCCTGAAGTCTCGcgcaatgtttacatttttgccGCTGGCGAGCAGACCGGCTCGGCTGGACCACTCCCCAACATCCCAGCACCAAAGGTCGAACACAACGTCATCTTTGTACGAGTCCCGGAAAACGCTGGCGGTCAGGATCCCATAGTGGTACCACCGCCCCAGCAGAAGAATATTGTTTACGTCCTGCAGCAGGGAACTACTGTGGGAGGGCAAAGGGTCATCAACGTTCCAGCTCCGGCCAAGACCCAACCAGAAGTCTTCTTTGTCAACTACGGTGATGGCGAAAACCCAACTCTGCCTGGCGGCATTGATCTTCAGACTGCCCTCAACAGCGCTGTCTCTCAAGGCGTGGGGCAAGTTCTGGGTGGTGGTTCCTCAAGCGGATTTTCTGGAGGAGCCGCAGGAATTGGATCAGGTAGTGGAGCTGTTGGCGGATCATTTGGTGGCACAACTGGAGGTGGATCAGTAGGTGGAGCAGCTGGAGTGGGATCACACGGTGGAGCAGCTGGAGTGGTGTCACATGGAGCATCTGGAGTGGGATCACATGGAGCAGCTGGTGTGGGACCATTTGGTGGAGCAGCTGGAGTGATATCATATGGATCAGCTGGTGTGGGATCATCTGGTGGAGCAGCTGGAGTGGGATCATCTGGTGGAGCAGCTGGTGTGGTATCACATGGAGCAGCTGGTGTGGGATCATTTGGTGGAGCAGCTGGTGTAGGATCACAGGGTAGAGCAGCCGGAGTGGGATCATTTGGTGGAGCAGCTGGAGTGGTATCACATGGTGGAGCAGCTGGTGTAGGATCACAGGGTGGAGCAGCTGGAGGCGGATCCACTGGAGGTCTTTATGGCAGCACCAACATTAGTGGCAGTTCTCACAGTGGCAACAGGAATTCTGGTGGATCAGTCAGCAAAGCCATCCTCACCGGAACCTCTGGAGCCTCAGGGAGCAGGACCGGTACTCCTGGAACCTCTGGAAGCTCTGGAACTTCATCCAGTGCCGGTGTCAGATCTGGGGTGGTTAGACCTTCTTCCAGTGGCCGGGTCATTCCAGGGGCGGTTCCACCAACCTCCACTGGGCTTTACGGTTAACCAGAAACATTAATGTGCTTGCCTTCTTGTTCATGTGAAGTTTTCTTACCtcgttgttttaatttgttatatgaTTGTTGATTGTGTTAAGTAAACTACATTACATTGCCTGGAGATTATCATTATACTGACGTTTTGTTACTCGCCCCCTACGGACATTTTATATCAACTGaagcaaatgttaaaaaataaagaataaagatttaatgtaaaatgTCTTAATAGGTAAAAACTAAAAGAGTAATATTACTGCAGATATCAAAACAGCttcatcaaaatgtaaaatagatCACAATTCTTGGAATTTTTACTTCTGCAACGCAAAGGCACATTTATAAACGTAAGTcacgaaagagaatatggaaatcACGATCAAAACGACATATATTACCAACAGAAAGAGGCAAACATAATATACAAAGGATTATCTTAAACGGCAAAGTCTCTACTAAGCGCCAAAGCAAAATTAATTGACGTAACTGCTCAATATTTCCCGGATGAATAAGAAATCTGTTACATTGCAGCATTGCAGTCATACATACATGAagttaattgaacaaaataaggGTTCATAATGCTGGGAATTTATGTTTTTGCTGCCGCTGCAGGTAGCGCGAAAATAAGCGCGAAAATAAGCGCGAAAATAAGCGCGAAAATTATCATATACTGACGAGAAAAAATACGGGAAAGTTTAGAAATGTGAAATGTGAAAACCAAGTCTATGAAGATAAACCCTTGTACATAATTCCTGTTAAGtacatgaaaacaacagataaatCAAGTTAATCGAGCATATAAATGCATGCTGTAGGATTCCTAACGTTGGAGAATTTATTCAACAGAAGCCTCGTTACACAATAAATCTTCTTTTGCACCTTAAAAGgacaaataaacattttttttttttgccgataaGAAGCTCCAAGTTGAACCCGTCCATTCAGTGGAAGATGCAGATGGACTGAGCGTAAGGATTAGCTGTAAGTGATTTGAATATTCAATGAACCTCCGGAATTTATCAAGTAAGATATTTCTTCAGCTGAATCCATTTCTTCCTTGAGGTACAAAAAAAACAACCTGGatatgtttataaaaggaaatcacCGAAATCTTGGAGAAAGGAGCTACGTTCATCAGCAGGTGATCTTCATCGTATTGTTTCCGCCAAAGAAACCATAAATCATTTGCTGAATATGGATGGAGCCATCATAAAACATCGTAAAAGTAGTGCTCGGAGAATCATGACCTGCTTGAAAAATTCTTTGATGATTTGGGATCTGATGAATTCCAGGCTTTCAAAAGACTCTCTCGGGAAAACTTAGCACAATACTGTCAAATCAATATCACGACATCATCCTTCAACAAAAGGAACTGAAAATCAAGTTGCACCAAAAGCTAAATTGATTGTGCCTGGAGGGGGTTTGGGGTGAGGGGGAAACAGTTTCATAATCGAGGTCAAAGCATAAGGATCACGGGCACGACATTGCCACTGCTGCGTTGGTAAGTCATGGCGGCAAACATTTCATTGTTTCACTTGATTCATATAATGAAAGACCACGAACCCAGTCTTGTCACAGTTACTGCATTACCGACTCAgcatgtttttcttctttttttcttttgagtaaatCATGGATAacctcgttgttgttgttgttgtgacaaCTGGTTGCGATATTACCATTTCTTTCGGTGAGTTCAATGACTTCAGAACGCCGTGTCCTGGAGTGATTCTTGCCACTGTGTCTTTATACACAGACACAGGAATCATTAAATGATTTCATTGTCTGGTTTTAAACAGAGAACGATATTTTTGTAGCCTTGTGGCTTCATTCACCTGCCAATAGACATTTGGTCTGTAATAGATGATTAAGAAAGATAGCAACATACTTcaagtatttcttcttcttcttcttcttcttcttcttcttcttcttcttcttcttcttcttcttcttcttcttcttcttcttcttcttcttcttcttcttcttcttattattattattattattattattattattattattattattattattattattattattattattattcttcagaagatgaaacctatttatatggaacaagcccaccaaaggggccattgacttgaaattcaagcttcaaaagaatattatggtgttcattaggacgaAGTAAGAGGAgcataaaagggacagatttCTGCTAACAACGAAAAGAAGAATAGCTCAGGATAATGACAGACACTGCtagtaatgtaatatatttaataaatatgagtacaatatatatatctatttcttcctttttagaAAAGGGACCTCTTGATTAGGACGTGTGACTGACATTACGCAAGGAAGAATGATAGCCTTCTATATTAAACACACCTATGGAGCACTGTAGAGACCAGATGGTTTGGAGGAACCTCCATGGAATCCGCCTCCGCTTCCAGATCCTCCTCCACTTACAaagccgcctcctcctcctcctcctccggagaGGCCGCCAGTGAATCCACCACCTCCGAGGACCCCACCGCCGTATCCCCCACCAACTCCACCACCGCCTCCagcaccgccaccaccaccaccaacaacctGGCCAACTCCCTCGACGGCGTTGTTGAGAGCCGTCTGGAGATCAATGCCTCCTGGAAGAGTTGGGTTCTGCCCTTTGCCGTAGTTGACGAAGAAGACCTCAGGCTGGCTCTTGGGGGGCGCTGGGAGGTTGATGACCTTGGGTCCGCCGATATCAGTGGCCTTGTTGAGGACGTAGACGACATTCTTCTGCAGGGGTGGAGGAATGACGATGGGCTCCTCGCCTTCGACGCCTTCTGGAAGCCG
The sequence above is drawn from the Macrobrachium rosenbergii isolate ZJJX-2024 chromosome 15, ASM4041242v1, whole genome shotgun sequence genome and encodes:
- the LOC136846366 gene encoding uncharacterized PE-PGRS family protein PE_PGRS10-like, translating into MKHMVLILVSLLAAAECTYNYRPGPGQGVPGGFLNVVPGGGPAVSSSVGTGQFESSGVSTGGAFVSSGVSTGGTSVPSGVSTGGAIVSSGVSTGGTSVVSGVSTGGAIVSSGVSTGGASVSSGVSTGGAIVSSGVSTGGASVSSGVSTSGALSGHGTTSCAGGQVAHHGRCVTPEVSRNVYIFAAGEQTGSAGPLPNIPAPKVEHNVIFVRVPENAGGQDPIVVPPPQQKNIVYVLQQGTTVGGQRVINVPAPAKTQPEVFFVNYGDGENPTLPGGIDLQTALNSAVSQGVGQVLGGGSSSGFSGGAAGIGSGSGAVGGSFGGTTGGGSVGGAAGVGSHGGAAGVVSHGASGVGSHGAAGVGPFGGAAGVISYGSAGVGSSGGAAGVGSSGGAAGVVSHGAAGVGSFGGAAGVGSQGRAAGVGSFGGAAGVVSHGGAAGVGSQGGAAGGGSTGGLYGSTNISGSSHSGNRNSGGSVSKAILTGTSGASGSRTGTPGTSGSSGTSSSAGVRSGVVRPSSSGRVIPGAVPPTSTGLYG